From a region of the Pukyongiella litopenaei genome:
- a CDS encoding aminoglycoside phosphotransferase family protein: MTERGRLADRFLSRTDWAGCARDPLAGDASNRRYERLTGPGGTRAVLMDAPPGRGEDVRPFVRIAGLLRGWGLSAPRILAQDAAQGFLLLEDLGDDLFARVIAADAAREAPLYEAATDLLLHLHRHPAPDLARLTPPVLAEMTRIAFDCYGAALAGPPPEAAIDALVARLGRIFAGTIGGDPVLILRDYHAENLLWLPERDGVARVGLLDFQDAVTGHAAYDLVSLLQDARRDIPAAIERSCIDRYVRGAGGDAAGFRTAYALLGVQRSLRILGVFARLARDHGKTRYLAFMPRVHGHVMHGLRHEALAPVRDDLAALLPEPTPANLDRLKPR, encoded by the coding sequence ATGACCGAGCGTGGCCGCCTGGCCGACCGTTTCTTGTCGCGCACCGATTGGGCCGGTTGCGCCCGCGACCCGCTGGCCGGCGATGCGTCGAACCGGCGCTACGAACGCCTCACCGGCCCCGGCGGCACCCGCGCCGTGCTGATGGATGCGCCGCCCGGCCGGGGCGAGGACGTGCGCCCCTTTGTCCGGATCGCCGGGTTGCTGCGCGGCTGGGGCCTGAGCGCGCCGCGCATTCTGGCGCAGGATGCGGCGCAGGGGTTCCTGCTGCTCGAAGACCTGGGCGACGACCTGTTCGCCCGCGTGATCGCGGCCGATGCGGCCCGCGAAGCGCCGCTCTACGAGGCGGCCACCGACCTGCTGTTGCACCTGCACCGCCACCCCGCGCCCGACCTGGCGCGGCTGACACCGCCGGTGCTGGCAGAGATGACCCGGATCGCCTTTGACTGCTACGGCGCGGCGCTGGCCGGCCCGCCGCCGGAGGCCGCGATCGACGCGCTGGTGGCCCGGCTCGGGCGCATCTTTGCCGGGACCATCGGCGGCGACCCGGTTCTGATCCTGCGTGACTATCATGCCGAGAACCTGCTGTGGCTGCCCGAACGCGATGGCGTCGCGCGGGTTGGGCTGCTGGATTTCCAGGATGCGGTGACCGGCCATGCGGCCTATGATCTGGTGTCGCTGTTGCAGGACGCCCGCCGCGATATCCCGGCCGCGATCGAACGATCCTGCATCGACCGCTATGTCCGGGGCGCGGGGGGCGATGCTGCGGGGTTCCGCACCGCCTATGCGCTGCTGGGTGTCCAGCGCAGCCTGCGCATCCTCGGCGTGTTTGCCCGGCTGGCCCGCGATCATGGCAAGACCCGCTATCTCGCGTTCATGCCGCGCGTCCACGGCCATGTGATGCACGGGCTGCGCCACGAGGCGCTGGCCCCGGTGCGCGACGATCTGGCCGCTTTGCTGCCCGAACCGACCCCGGCCAATCTGGACAGGCTGAAACCGCGATGA
- a CDS encoding nucleotidyltransferase family protein, which produces MTDGPDAVMIFAAGFGTRMGALTRECPKPLIEVAGKPLFDHALALVRDVAPRRIVANTHYRADRMEAHLAARGVTASPEPGEILDTGGGLKAALPLLGTGPVFTLNPDVIWRGPNPLRLLREAWDPARMDALLLGVPPDRARGRRGGGDFDIDDGGRARRGSGLIYGGAQILRTEGLADIADRVFSLNLLWDRMIGAQRLYLLEYPGMWCDVGRPEGIAMAEALLEEPNV; this is translated from the coding sequence ATGACCGACGGGCCCGATGCCGTGATGATCTTTGCCGCCGGGTTCGGGACCCGGATGGGGGCGCTGACCCGCGAGTGCCCCAAGCCGCTGATCGAGGTCGCGGGCAAGCCGCTCTTTGATCACGCGCTGGCGCTGGTCCGGGATGTCGCGCCGCGCCGCATCGTCGCCAATACCCATTACCGGGCCGACAGGATGGAGGCGCATCTGGCCGCGCGCGGCGTGACTGCGTCACCCGAGCCGGGCGAGATCCTCGATACCGGCGGCGGGCTGAAGGCGGCGCTGCCGCTGCTGGGCACCGGCCCTGTTTTCACGTTGAACCCCGATGTGATCTGGCGCGGTCCCAACCCCCTGCGGCTGCTGCGCGAGGCATGGGATCCGGCGCGGATGGACGCGCTGCTGCTCGGCGTGCCGCCCGACCGGGCGCGGGGCCGCCGGGGCGGGGGCGATTTCGACATCGACGACGGCGGCCGCGCCCGGCGCGGGTCGGGCCTGATCTATGGCGGCGCGCAGATCCTGCGCACCGAGGGGCTGGCGGATATTGCCGACCGGGTGTTTTCGCTCAACCTGCTCTGGGACCGGATGATCGGAGCGCAACGGCTGTATCTGCTCGAATATCCGGGCATGTGGTGCGATGTCGGGCGCCCCGAGGGGATCGCGATGGCCGAAGCGCTGCTGGAGGAACCCAATGTTTGA
- the addB gene encoding double-strand break repair protein AddB, with protein MFETDPAPRLFAVPPGVDFPRALIDGLLARLDGAPPEALARVVLIVNTRRMARRLRMLFDAGPARLLPRLCDVTDPEAVFGATGLPPARPSLQRRLELAQLIARLLEAQPDLAAQSSRFDLADSLAALMDEMQGEGVRAEAIRALDVSDLSGHWDRVQAFFDIAERFTGAGADSPDPAARQRQVVETLVDRWRDDPPAHPVILAGSTGSRGTTQLLMQAVARLPQGAVVLPGFDFEMPDEVWDGMGDALLAEDHPQYRFRALTAALGMAPRDIRRWHDAAPPSAERNRLVSLALRPAPVTDAWLSEGPRLDGIGAATAGLTLLEAPSPRTEALAIAARLREAAETGRRAALITPDRMLTRQVAAALDRWRIEPDDSAGLPLQLSPPGRFLRQVADLFRQRLTADRLLALLKHPLCHSGAGRGDHLRHTRDLELHLRRKGVPYPDTASLRSFAAKYPDAVLAAWIDWLDRCLCGLADDGIHPLADWTARLCSVAEAVAGGSAGDGSGGLWDRNAGQAARAVLDDLGAAAGHGGDMRAGDFADLLGNLLAGGEVRDRDAPHPDIMIWGTMEARVMGADLLILGGLNEGSWPEAPPPDPWLNRAMRHRAGLLLPERRIGLSAHDFEQAVAAPEVWLTRAKRSEDAETVPSRWLNRLTNLLDGLPDAGGRAALAAMRERGAIWLRHADRLDAAPRIAAAPRPSPRPPVAARPRRLSVTEIKTLIRDPYAIYARHVLKLTPLDPLTDAPDARLRGIVVHDVLDRFVRATLDDPALLSRETFLQLCHDGLEQNVPWAATRRLWLARLERIAGAFVRDETGRQAIARPTGFETDGRLELSAPAFTLTGRADRIDRDDRGALWIYDYKTGQVPSEKQQVQFDKQLLLCALIAEDGGYDGFAPAHVAGASFVGLSGKGAIRHAPLDEEPVAGIRADFTRLIARYLDPEQGYTSRRMLFSDKDRGSYDHLARFGEWDRAVDATPEDLT; from the coding sequence ATGTTTGAAACCGATCCCGCGCCGCGCCTGTTCGCGGTGCCGCCCGGCGTCGATTTCCCGCGCGCGCTGATCGACGGGTTGTTGGCGCGGCTCGACGGTGCGCCGCCCGAGGCGCTGGCGCGGGTGGTGCTGATCGTCAACACCCGGCGAATGGCGCGGCGGCTGCGGATGCTGTTCGACGCGGGACCGGCCCGATTGTTGCCGCGGCTCTGCGATGTCACCGATCCCGAAGCCGTCTTTGGCGCGACCGGCCTGCCGCCCGCGCGGCCGTCCTTGCAGCGGCGGCTGGAACTGGCGCAGCTGATCGCGCGCCTGCTCGAGGCGCAGCCGGATCTGGCGGCGCAGTCGTCGCGGTTCGACCTGGCCGACAGCCTGGCGGCGCTGATGGACGAGATGCAGGGCGAAGGCGTGCGCGCCGAGGCGATCCGCGCGCTGGACGTGTCGGACCTGTCGGGCCACTGGGACCGTGTGCAGGCGTTTTTCGACATTGCCGAACGGTTCACCGGGGCGGGCGCGGACAGCCCCGACCCGGCGGCGCGGCAGCGCCAGGTGGTCGAAACGCTGGTTGACCGCTGGCGGGACGATCCGCCGGCGCACCCGGTCATCCTGGCCGGCTCGACCGGGTCGCGCGGCACCACGCAACTGCTGATGCAGGCGGTGGCGCGGCTGCCGCAGGGCGCGGTCGTCCTGCCGGGCTTCGATTTCGAGATGCCGGACGAGGTCTGGGACGGCATGGGTGACGCGCTGCTGGCCGAGGATCATCCGCAATACCGGTTCCGGGCGCTGACCGCCGCGCTGGGCATGGCCCCGCGCGACATCCGGCGCTGGCACGATGCCGCGCCACCCAGCGCCGAGCGCAACCGGCTGGTATCGCTGGCGCTGCGGCCCGCGCCGGTGACCGATGCCTGGCTGTCCGAGGGGCCGCGGCTGGACGGGATCGGCGCGGCCACCGCCGGGCTGACGCTGCTCGAGGCGCCCAGCCCCCGGACCGAGGCGCTGGCCATCGCGGCGCGGCTGCGCGAGGCCGCCGAGACCGGCCGCCGCGCCGCGCTGATCACGCCCGACCGGATGCTGACCCGGCAGGTGGCCGCGGCGCTGGATCGCTGGCGGATCGAACCGGACGACAGCGCCGGGCTGCCGCTGCAACTGTCGCCGCCGGGCCGGTTCCTGCGGCAGGTCGCGGACCTGTTCCGCCAGCGGCTCACCGCCGACCGGCTGCTGGCGCTGCTCAAGCATCCGCTCTGCCATTCGGGCGCGGGACGCGGCGACCACCTGCGCCACACCCGCGACCTGGAACTGCACCTGCGCCGCAAGGGCGTGCCATATCCGGATACCGCCAGCCTGCGCAGCTTTGCGGCGAAATACCCCGATGCGGTGCTCGCGGCCTGGATCGACTGGCTGGACCGGTGTCTCTGCGGCCTGGCCGACGATGGCATCCACCCGCTGGCGGACTGGACGGCACGGCTCTGTTCGGTGGCCGAGGCCGTGGCCGGGGGCAGCGCCGGCGACGGCAGCGGCGGGCTGTGGGACCGCAATGCGGGGCAGGCGGCGCGGGCGGTGCTCGACGACCTGGGGGCCGCCGCCGGCCATGGCGGCGACATGCGGGCCGGGGATTTTGCCGACCTGCTGGGCAACCTGCTGGCCGGTGGCGAGGTGCGCGACCGCGATGCGCCGCATCCGGACATCATGATCTGGGGCACGATGGAGGCGCGGGTCATGGGGGCGGACCTGCTGATCCTCGGCGGGTTGAACGAAGGCAGCTGGCCCGAGGCGCCGCCTCCCGATCCCTGGCTGAACCGGGCGATGCGCCACCGCGCGGGCCTGCTGCTGCCGGAACGCCGGATCGGTCTTTCGGCGCATGATTTCGAACAGGCGGTGGCCGCGCCCGAGGTCTGGCTGACCCGTGCGAAACGTTCCGAGGACGCCGAGACGGTGCCGTCGCGCTGGCTGAACCGGCTGACCAACCTGCTGGACGGGCTGCCCGATGCGGGCGGGCGCGCCGCGCTGGCGGCCATGCGGGAACGCGGCGCGATCTGGTTGCGCCATGCCGACAGGCTCGACGCCGCTCCCCGGATCGCCGCGGCCCCGCGCCCGTCGCCACGCCCGCCGGTCGCCGCGCGGCCCCGCCGACTGTCGGTGACCGAGATCAAGACGCTGATCCGCGACCCCTATGCCATCTATGCCCGGCATGTCCTGAAGCTGACCCCGCTCGACCCGCTGACCGACGCGCCCGACGCGCGGTTGCGCGGCATCGTCGTGCATGACGTGCTGGACCGCTTTGTCAGGGCGACGCTGGACGACCCGGCGCTGTTGTCGCGCGAGACCTTTCTGCAACTGTGCCATGACGGGCTCGAACAGAACGTGCCCTGGGCCGCGACCAGGCGGTTGTGGCTGGCGCGGCTGGAGCGGATTGCCGGTGCTTTCGTGCGCGATGAGACCGGCCGGCAGGCCATTGCCCGTCCGACCGGGTTCGAAACCGATGGCAGGCTGGAATTGTCCGCGCCGGCCTTTACCCTGACCGGGCGTGCCGACCGGATCGACCGCGATGACCGCGGCGCGCTGTGGATCTATGACTACAAGACCGGGCAGGTGCCCTCCGAAAAGCAGCAGGTGCAGTTCGACAAGCAGCTTCTGCTCTGTGCGCTGATCGCCGAGGACGGGGGCTATGATGGGTTCGCCCCGGCCCATGTCGCGGGCGCCAGTTTTGTCGGGCTGTCGGGAAAGGGCGCGATCCGCCACGCGCCGCTGGACGAGGAACCCGTGGCCGGGATCCGCGCCGATTTCACCCGGCTGATCGCCCGCTATCTCGACCCCGAACAGGGCTATACCTCGCGCCGGATGCTGTTCAGCGATAAGGATCGCGGCAGCTATGACCACCTGGCACGGTTCGGCGAATGGGATCGCGCCGTCGATGCGACCCCGGAGGATCTGACATGA
- the addA gene encoding double-strand break repair helicase AddA, which produces MTPRDDATETPRDDATERQVQAARPDVSTWLSANAGSGKTRVLTDRVARLLLNGTEPQNILCLTYTKAAASEMQNRLFRRLGAWAMMSDDDLAGQLQDLGADGATDATALRAARTLFARAIETPGGLKIQTIHSFCAALLRRFPLEAGVSPQFTEMEDRAAALLRAEIVEDFADGPRAGLIDGLARHLSDMDFDRIAGAVAARRAAFDARPMGEADLQALFGLPAGYDDTALLSDVFLGGETGLLATILPVLRDSGGNNAKAAEKLAGLVVPSVDALTAFEGAFLTGASAREPFTAKISSFPTKALREGALAAQMPALESLMGRVETARQRRLALAAARKSAALHAFAADFLPEYARRKQRRGLLDFDDLILGARRLLSDPAVAAWVLYRLDGGIDHILVDEAQDTSPAQWQVIERLAQEFASGEGTRDADARTIFVVGDRKQSIYSFQGADPAEFDRMQAEFGQRLGDAGKPLESLTLEYSFRSAGAILRLVDLVFEGCDSAGFGADGLHRAFKSDLPGRVDLWPVVPKSDDGDDGHWADPVDRRSEHHHDVVLANRIARAIANMIGTETIPVDGAGPGQFRRRKVRAGDFLILVQRRSDLFAEIIRACKAGGLPIAGADRLKVGAELAVKDLAALLRFLATPEDSLSLAEALKSPLFGWSEQALFDLAHRRETRFLWRALRDREAEFAAEIAMLRDLRDAVDFLRPYDLIERILTRHDGRRKLLARLGPEAEDGINALLGQALAYERTEIPGLTGFLTWMETDDLEIKRQVDSGGDLIRVMTVHGAKGLEAPIVILPDTAPRRKPPGAGIVMTGDTPLWRVAQAEMPALMAEADAGVQARQEQERLRLLYVAMTRAEKWLIVAAAGDFKEDAECWFTMIRDAMTQAGAEAVPFEGGDGLRLAEGDWSGLPVTAETADVPPEPVLPECLTRPAPAPVMAVPTLTPSDLGGEKALPGGDGLDEDAAMRRGTALHMLLEHLPGLPAGDRARRAAVLLPDWPDPERAALLAEAAGVLDAPDLAGLFAADALAEVAVSAPVGAARVHGQIDRLLVSPERVLAVDFKTNATVPARAEACPEGLLRQMGAYAAALAQVWPDRVVDTAILWTRTAHLMPLPHDLVSAALSRASRLDDGGGGT; this is translated from the coding sequence ATGACACCGCGCGATGACGCCACCGAAACACCGCGCGATGACGCCACCGAACGGCAGGTGCAGGCGGCGCGGCCGGACGTGTCCACCTGGTTGTCGGCCAATGCCGGGTCGGGCAAGACGCGGGTGCTGACCGACCGGGTCGCGCGGCTGTTGCTGAATGGCACCGAGCCGCAGAACATCCTGTGCCTGACCTATACCAAGGCCGCGGCCAGCGAGATGCAGAACCGGCTGTTCCGGCGGCTGGGCGCCTGGGCGATGATGTCCGATGACGACCTGGCGGGCCAGTTGCAGGATCTTGGCGCCGACGGGGCAACGGATGCCACCGCGCTGCGGGCCGCCCGGACGCTGTTCGCGCGGGCGATCGAAACGCCCGGCGGGCTGAAGATCCAGACCATTCATTCGTTTTGCGCGGCGCTGCTGCGGCGGTTCCCGCTCGAGGCGGGGGTGAGCCCGCAATTCACCGAGATGGAGGACCGCGCCGCCGCGCTGCTGCGCGCCGAGATCGTCGAGGATTTCGCGGACGGGCCCCGCGCGGGGCTGATCGACGGGCTGGCGCGGCACCTGTCGGACATGGATTTCGACCGCATCGCCGGTGCGGTTGCCGCCCGCCGGGCCGCGTTCGATGCCCGACCGATGGGCGAAGCGGACCTGCAGGCGCTGTTCGGCCTGCCCGCCGGCTATGACGACACCGCGCTGCTGTCCGATGTGTTCCTGGGCGGCGAGACCGGGCTGCTCGCCACCATTCTGCCGGTCCTGCGCGACAGCGGCGGCAACAACGCCAAGGCGGCCGAAAAGCTGGCCGGGCTGGTGGTTCCGTCGGTCGACGCGCTGACCGCGTTCGAGGGCGCGTTCCTGACCGGGGCCTCGGCCAGGGAGCCCTTTACCGCCAAGATCAGCAGCTTTCCCACCAAGGCCCTGCGCGAAGGGGCGCTGGCGGCGCAGATGCCGGCGCTGGAATCGTTGATGGGGCGGGTCGAGACCGCCCGGCAGCGGCGGCTGGCGCTGGCGGCGGCGCGGAAATCGGCGGCGCTGCATGCGTTCGCCGCCGATTTCCTGCCGGAATACGCACGCCGCAAGCAGCGGCGCGGGTTGCTCGATTTCGACGACCTGATCCTGGGCGCGCGGCGCCTGCTGAGCGATCCGGCGGTGGCGGCCTGGGTGCTCTACCGGCTCGATGGCGGGATCGACCATATCCTGGTCGACGAGGCGCAGGATACCAGCCCCGCGCAGTGGCAGGTGATCGAACGCCTGGCGCAGGAGTTTGCCAGCGGCGAGGGCACGCGCGACGCGGATGCGCGCACCATCTTCGTGGTCGGCGACCGCAAGCAGTCGATCTATTCCTTTCAGGGCGCGGACCCGGCCGAGTTCGACCGGATGCAGGCCGAGTTCGGCCAGCGGCTGGGTGATGCGGGCAAGCCGCTGGAAAGCCTGACGCTGGAATATTCCTTCCGCTCGGCCGGGGCGATCCTGCGGCTGGTGGATCTCGTGTTCGAGGGGTGCGACAGCGCGGGTTTTGGCGCCGACGGGCTGCATCGCGCGTTCAAATCCGATCTGCCGGGGCGGGTCGATCTGTGGCCGGTGGTGCCGAAATCCGACGATGGCGATGACGGGCACTGGGCCGACCCGGTGGACCGCCGCAGCGAACACCACCACGACGTGGTGCTGGCCAATCGGATCGCGCGGGCGATCGCGAACATGATCGGAACCGAGACCATTCCTGTCGACGGGGCCGGGCCGGGCCAGTTCCGCCGCCGCAAGGTGCGGGCGGGGGATTTCCTGATCCTGGTCCAGCGCCGGTCCGACCTGTTTGCCGAGATCATCCGCGCCTGCAAGGCGGGCGGGCTGCCCATCGCCGGGGCCGACCGGCTGAAGGTGGGCGCGGAACTGGCGGTGAAGGACCTGGCGGCGCTGCTGCGGTTCCTGGCCACGCCCGAGGACAGCCTGTCGCTGGCCGAGGCACTGAAATCGCCGCTGTTCGGCTGGTCGGAACAGGCCTTGTTCGACCTGGCGCATCGGCGCGAAACACGGTTCCTGTGGCGGGCGCTGCGGGATCGCGAGGCCGAGTTTGCGGCCGAGATCGCCATGTTGCGGGACCTGCGCGATGCCGTCGATTTCCTGCGTCCCTACGACCTGATCGAACGCATCCTGACCCGCCATGACGGCCGCCGGAAACTGCTGGCGCGGCTGGGGCCCGAGGCCGAGGACGGGATCAACGCGCTGCTGGGGCAGGCGCTGGCCTATGAGCGGACCGAGATCCCGGGCCTGACCGGATTTCTGACCTGGATGGAAACCGACGACCTCGAGATCAAGCGCCAGGTGGACAGCGGGGGCGATCTGATCCGGGTGATGACCGTGCACGGGGCCAAGGGGCTCGAAGCGCCGATCGTGATCCTGCCCGACACCGCTCCGCGCCGCAAACCGCCCGGCGCCGGCATCGTGATGACCGGCGATACACCGCTGTGGCGGGTGGCGCAGGCCGAGATGCCCGCGCTGATGGCCGAGGCGGATGCCGGCGTGCAGGCGCGGCAGGAACAGGAACGGCTGCGGCTGCTCTACGTCGCGATGACGCGGGCCGAGAAATGGCTGATCGTCGCGGCGGCGGGCGATTTCAAGGAGGACGCGGAGTGCTGGTTCACCATGATCCGCGATGCCATGACGCAGGCGGGGGCCGAAGCGGTCCCGTTCGAGGGCGGCGACGGGCTGCGGCTGGCCGAGGGGGACTGGTCCGGACTGCCGGTCACGGCCGAGACCGCCGATGTGCCGCCCGAGCCGGTGCTTCCCGAGTGCCTGACGCGCCCCGCGCCGGCTCCGGTCATGGCGGTGCCGACCCTGACGCCATCGGACCTGGGCGGGGAAAAGGCGCTGCCCGGCGGCGATGGCCTGGACGAAGATGCGGCCATGCGGCGCGGGACCGCGCTGCACATGTTGCTCGAACATCTGCCCGGATTGCCGGCCGGGGACCGCGCCCGCCGCGCGGCGGTGCTGCTGCCGGACTGGCCGGACCCGGAACGCGCGGCCCTGCTGGCCGAGGCCGCGGGGGTGCTGGATGCGCCCGACCTCGCCGGGCTGTTCGCGGCGGATGCGCTGGCCGAGGTGGCGGTGAGCGCCCCGGTCGGCGCGGCGCGGGTTCACGGGCAGATCGACCGGCTGCTGGTCTCGCCCGAGCGCGTGCTGGCGGTGGATTTCAAGACCAACGCGACGGTTCCCGCCCGCGCCGAGGCATGTCCCGAGGGTCTGTTGCGGCAGATGGGCGCCTATGCGGCGGCGCTGGCGCAGGTCTGGCCCGACCGGGTTGTCGACACCGCGATCCTGTGGACGCGCACCGCGCATCTGATGCCGCTGCCGCACGATCTCGTGTCCGCGGCGCTGTCGCGTGCGTCGCGCCTTGACGATGGCGGTGGGGGTACCTAG
- the trxA gene encoding thioredoxin: protein MSTVAVTDATFDAEVRNSDIPVVVDFWAEWCGPCKQIGPALEELAVEYQGRVKIAKVDVDNNPNTAAGLGVRGIPALFVFKNGEVVSNRAGAAPKAALQSWIDEAI from the coding sequence ATGTCCACCGTCGCCGTCACCGACGCCACGTTCGACGCCGAAGTGCGCAACTCCGATATCCCCGTCGTGGTGGATTTCTGGGCCGAATGGTGCGGCCCCTGCAAGCAGATCGGCCCCGCGCTGGAAGAACTGGCCGTCGAATACCAGGGGCGCGTGAAAATCGCCAAGGTCGACGTGGACAACAACCCCAACACCGCCGCGGGGCTGGGCGTGCGCGGCATCCCGGCACTGTTCGTCTTCAAGAACGGTGAGGTCGTGTCGAACCGCGCCGGTGCGGCCCCCAAGGCCGCGCTGCAAAGCTGGATCGACGAAGCGATCTGA
- the hslV gene encoding ATP-dependent protease subunit HslV, which produces MSESEFPGWHGTTIIGVRKGGEVVIAGDGQVSLGQTVIKGTARKVRRLSPGGFEVVAGFAGSTADAFTLLERLEAKLEATPGQLARASVELAKDWRTDKYLQKLEAMLIVSDGAEIFVITGAGDVLEPEHDVAAIGSGGNFALAAARGMMDSDRSAEQVARDAMAIAADICVYTNGNLTVEKITK; this is translated from the coding sequence ATGAGCGAGAGCGAATTCCCCGGCTGGCATGGCACCACGATCATCGGCGTCCGCAAGGGCGGCGAGGTGGTGATCGCCGGTGACGGGCAGGTGTCGCTGGGTCAGACCGTGATCAAGGGCACCGCCCGCAAGGTGCGCCGCCTGTCGCCCGGCGGGTTCGAGGTGGTCGCGGGCTTTGCCGGATCGACCGCGGATGCCTTTACCCTGCTGGAACGGCTCGAGGCCAAGCTGGAGGCGACGCCCGGCCAGCTTGCCCGCGCCAGCGTCGAACTGGCCAAGGACTGGCGCACCGACAAGTATCTGCAAAAGCTCGAGGCGATGCTGATCGTGTCGGACGGGGCCGAGATCTTCGTCATCACCGGCGCGGGCGACGTGCTGGAGCCGGAACATGACGTGGCCGCGATCGGGTCGGGCGGCAACTTTGCCCTCGCCGCCGCGCGCGGCATGATGGACAGCGACCGCAGCGCCGAACAGGTGGCCCGCGACGCGATGGCGATCGCGGCCGATATCTGCGTTTACACCAATGGCAACCTGACGGTGGAGAAGATCACCAAATGA
- the hslU gene encoding ATP-dependent protease ATPase subunit HslU codes for MTDLTPREIVSELDRFIIGQKDAKRAVAVALRNRWRRKQLADDLRDEVYPKNILMIGPTGVGKTEISRRLAKLARAPFIKVEATKFTEVGYVGRDVEQIVRDLVDAAILQTREYMRDEVRANAHQAAEDRVIAAIAGDDAREATREMFRKKLKSGELDGTVIELDVADSSNPLSMMEIPGQPGSNMGMMNLGDIFGKAFGGRTVRRKMTVADSYEVLISEEADKLLDDETVTRTALEAVEQNGIVFLDEIDKVCARSDARGGDVSREGVQRDLLPLIEGTTVSTKHGPVKTDHILFIASGAFHIAKPSDLLPELQGRLPIRVELRPLTEGDFVRILTETDNALTLQYTALMGTEEVVVSFTDDGIAALARIAADVNQSVENIGARRLYTVMERVFEELSFSAPDRSGEAVVVDAAFVEANLGELTRSSDLSRYVL; via the coding sequence ATGACCGACCTGACCCCCCGCGAAATCGTCAGCGAACTGGACCGGTTCATCATCGGCCAGAAGGACGCCAAGCGTGCCGTTGCAGTGGCGCTGCGCAATCGCTGGCGTCGCAAGCAGCTGGCCGACGATCTGCGCGACGAAGTCTATCCCAAGAACATCCTGATGATCGGCCCCACCGGCGTCGGCAAGACCGAGATCAGCCGCCGCCTGGCCAAGCTGGCGCGGGCGCCGTTCATCAAGGTCGAGGCGACCAAGTTCACCGAGGTCGGCTATGTCGGCCGCGATGTCGAACAGATCGTGCGCGATCTGGTCGATGCGGCGATCCTGCAGACGCGCGAATACATGCGCGACGAGGTCAGGGCCAACGCCCATCAGGCGGCCGAGGACCGGGTGATCGCGGCCATCGCCGGCGACGATGCGCGCGAGGCGACCCGCGAGATGTTCCGCAAGAAGCTGAAGTCGGGCGAACTGGACGGCACCGTGATCGAGCTGGATGTCGCCGACAGTTCGAACCCGCTGTCGATGATGGAAATTCCGGGACAGCCGGGGTCGAACATGGGGATGATGAACCTCGGCGACATCTTCGGCAAGGCGTTCGGCGGGCGCACGGTGCGGCGCAAGATGACGGTGGCCGACAGCTACGAGGTGCTGATTTCCGAAGAGGCCGACAAGCTGCTGGACGACGAAACCGTGACCCGCACCGCGCTGGAGGCGGTCGAGCAGAACGGCATCGTGTTCCTCGATGAAATCGACAAGGTCTGCGCCCGCAGCGATGCGCGTGGCGGCGACGTGTCCCGCGAAGGGGTGCAGCGCGACCTGCTGCCGCTGATCGAGGGCACGACCGTGTCCACCAAGCACGGGCCGGTCAAGACCGACCATATCCTGTTCATCGCCAGCGGCGCGTTTCACATCGCCAAGCCCAGCGACCTGTTGCCGGAACTGCAGGGGCGCCTGCCGATCCGCGTCGAATTGCGGCCGCTGACCGAAGGCGATTTCGTGCGCATCCTGACCGAGACCGACAACGCGCTGACCCTGCAATACACCGCGCTCATGGGGACCGAGGAGGTCGTGGTGAGCTTTACCGATGATGGGATCGCGGCGCTGGCCAGGATCGCCGCCGACGTGAACCAGTCGGTGGAAAACATCGGTGCGCGGCGGCTCTACACGGTGATGGAGCGCGTGTTCGAGGAACTGTCCTTTTCCGCGCCGGACCGGTCTGGCGAGGCGGTGGTGGTCGACGCGGCATTCGTCGAGGCCAACCTGGGCGAACTGACCCGTTCGTCGGACCTGAGCCGCTACGTTCTCTAG